The Paenibacillus sp. FSL W8-0426 region GATATTTTTGAACATTGATCTATATGCGGAAATTAATCGTAGATCACATTTTTTCCTTCTTCACTTAATTTTTTTAAAGATGCAAGCATATGATTGATCTCTTCATCGGAGTGTCTTTCCCATGAAGCTAATTCAGCGACTATCTTTAGAGGTGATTTAGATCTATATGAGCGTGTCGGGTTTCCAGGAAATCTTTTATCCGTTAAGTTAGGATCATTTTCAAAATCTCCTAATGGTTCTACAATATAGATCCGTTCTTTTGAATTAGATCTTGCTAATTCAGCTCCCCATTTGGCAGCATTCAATGTTGCAGTAAAGTATATATGGTTAGATTTTTTTTCTTGGTAATTGGATAAGTATTGCGGTTCCAATAAATCACCAATTTTCAGTTCTGCTTTAGTGCCATGAAAAAAAGGACCTTGATCCAAGACATCTTTTTTGGCTTCCATACGGATGCACCTCTTTTATTTTTTGATTTGTCTTTAGCAGTATAGTGTAGGAATTACGAAAAAAACAGTCTATAAAAAAAATATTAAAAACGGTATAATTTAAGTAGAGAGAATGATATTGAACAGAAATTGCCTATATAGCAGGTGTATGAAGGATTACCTTCTCCCATGTCAATAAACAAAACTCAACAGGGAAAGATGTGAAGGAATCGTGATAAAGCAAAAGGTATATTACGGAAAAGATATCGAGGTCATGTTTAATCCAGAGGTATGCATTCATTCCGGTATTTGCGTAAAGGGCCTCCCTGGTGTTTTTGATTTAAGCAAACGTCCTTGGGTTAATCCCGATGCCGACACTACGGAGGCCATTGCCCGACATATTGATACCTGTCCAAGCGGAGCACTGACGTATAGACGTCTGGACGATGAAAATTCAACGGAGAAAGAGGAATGAACTTGCATATTGTAGAACATGAAACCGCTAATAAAAGATTCCTTATTCGAGATAACGGCGGCATTGCTGCCGTGATGACATATGTCATTTCAAATCCGGAGCTTTACATTATCGATCACACGTTGGTCGAAAATGCTTACCGGGGACAAGGGCTTGGCGATCAGCTTGTCGAAGCTATGGTGGAATACGCCCGGGAAAACGGTATCAAGATTTTGCCCTTATGCCCGTTTGCCAAGGGACGATTCGAACGTTTCTCCGAATACGCGGATGTTCTTCATAAGTAATCACGAATAATATAGTTATGATTATAATAAGATCAAAGAGCCTGAGGGTACGAAATTTCTTCGTTCCTCTCAGGCTCTTCTCCTTTCATCAGTGCTCATTCGTGCATACATCATAAAATCATCCTTCTAACTCATCGCCGTTAACAACACCGCATTCGCATTAAACACACCGTGAACGATCATGCCTGGCAAGAATGTCCACTGATCCATCTTCTTCCACATTTCTGAGCTAGTCATCCTACGGGTTCGGATCTGGTCCATAACGTACAACCGGGCGTTAACCACACTCTTGTTCCGAGGAAACACTTACCTACATATTATATTATGATTTAAAAATTCCAACCCTCTAAAGAGAATTGGCATTGAGAGATGGGAATTGTGTTTAAGTCTAATATGTATTATTTCTATTGATATACCTCACCTGATCCTGCTTAGAAACGTCCTTGTTTTGTGTCGGCCCAAAGTCTAGGTATAATGCTAGGTTGTTTTTGTATTGGAAAATTGTCTTCGAAGATATTTTTGACTGGGACGATGGAGAAGAATTGTAACAACCGCAAAAATATAAATTAGAATGGACAAGACCTCTTTCGAAGAGAACACCTGAAGAAGACCAAGGATAACAATAATCAGAGATGTTTTATACATTTTACAGCTAATAAAAATGACGGCTAATAACGCAGGGATTAACGCAATGTAGATACTAGCTTCAGCAGCTCCAAAAGCATAATATAAGCTTTCCGAATTGGCATCTAGATACATAAACTTGGCATCCGCTTCTCGAATTTTAATTTGCAGCTGCACCATCGAATATACCAAAATGACTAATTTCAAACTTAGTAAAGCGCGGACCACATGCAACATTACAGGCATCTTCATCTTCATGCAATTAGCTTTCTCCAATCTCTATGTATATTATTTTCCTTAATTATACTTTTCAACAAACCAATAACACATTAGACTTAAGTATGGTTTTTTATTGATCCAAATTCGTAAATGTGTATTCGTTTCTTGACTCCACATTTTCAATTTAAGCGTGATGTTTGAAAGACTTGGAGATAGAAAGAGCATAACGAAATTTAAATCGGATTCAGCATCGGCAAAAAAATAGAAAGAGCAGCCTTCTCACAGGCTGCTCTTGAACACAGAACCTGGACTTATTTAACCAGAAATGAACCGAGGCAGATATATGTTATTCTTTTTTAAACCATGTTTTGGCCTCTTGAGAACTCAATCTCCAGATCACGAACACAGGAAGAATAACCCCAATGATAAATCCTGCATTATGCCAGACCGCGAATTCAGTCAAGCGCAGCACAATCATAATGACTGATAATACCTATTTTTGATATCAGCTGCGATCTTGCTTAGAATGCTCACACTCCTTGCTGTCTCTATATCTACCAATCCGTCATTTGTATAGAAATGCTTGTTGTCAATCCATTTATTTCACCAAAAATGGTTCCTTGATGTTGTACCGAATTGGCGTATAAAATATCTTCTTTGAAGTCAACGGAAAATGATAATGGATAAATTTAGACGATATGATAAAATGAGGTGTGTTCCTTGATGTTGCAAAGAGTCGAGTTTAATGGAGGGCATCTTCTTGAAATGGTTATATGTCGTCATGTTCGCATCCCTATGGCTGCTGGGTATCCTGATGCTGTCACAGCATTTTCGTAAAAACTTTTGGATCGGTCTTTCTCTGCTCTGCGGGGGTATGGCGAGCTTCACCTTTTCCATCCATTTAACAATCGTTCCTTATCTATCTAGCAGGGGCTTGCTCAATCCGCTCTTAAGCAACCTTCTTTATACGTCCAGCATTGCGGCCATAACCGTTTATTTTTACTTGTTTGCGTTTGTTTTTTGCATAAGCGGGGTATGGTTCGGGGTGATCCGTAAGAGCAAAAACGCTATTCTGATCACTATTGCTTTATTCATACCCGCAGCTTGTCTACTTGGCAACCATCTGCTGAACGAGCCTCCAAACATCTTTATCATCAACAGCTTTCGCTGGTGGGACGGATTCTACTTCATCTTGGGCTGCTGTCTTTATTTCGCCTCCTATCTATTGGAAAAGGAAGCTGAAGCAAGACGGTCAAAGCGGCGAATAGCTTTCCTATTCTCGGCAGCGATCCTTTGGGCCTTTTCAACGGATTTCCTAGGCTTTAAAACACTTCGTTTGGAAGAATGGCAGTTTCAATTGGAGAGCAACAATGCGTGGAAGAACAACGTGTTCGTTGTTCTTGGCCTAGTCGTGACCATCGTATATTTTACGCTTAAATACGGGTTTCTCGGCATTAAATTGCGGATCGAACGAGAACGTCTGAATTCCTCAATGCGCGCTCTGACACTGGGGGTGTCTATTCTCAATCATTCCATCAAAAACGAAATTCAAAAGATCAGCTACCTGGCTGAAAAAACAGGAGACTACATACACTCCGGCCAGTCTGCTAAATCACAGCAAACGCTTGAGCAGGTACAGACCGTGGCTAATCATTTGCTCAATATGGTTAGCCGCATTAAAGATAAAGCCGATGATATCGCACTTGAAGAGAGGGAATTGGATATTAACGAACTGATCTCTTCCGTTACGTCCCCTTTAAAACCGCAGCTTGAAGGACGCGGTATCGTCCTTCAAGAGCTGATCGAATCAAAAGGTAGATTAAGATGCGATCCCACTCATCTCAAGGAAACGCTGTCAAACCTGCTCCAAAATGCCCTCGACGTAATGCCTGAGCGAAACGGCACGCTAAGCATTCACGTTTATACAGGGAATAAACACTTGTTGATAAACGTTGCCGACAATGGATGCGGTATCCCGAAGGAGCAGCATGGCAAAATTTTTGAGCCCTTTTATACAACAAAGAAAAACACGCTAAGCTTCGGTTTAGGACTCTCCTATTGTGCTTCGGTGATGCAAAAGCATAATGGAAGCATACGTATACTTGAATCCGAGCCTGGAAAAGGCACCGTAATCGGCTTATCCTTTCCGTTGAACCGATTCACCACTGCTTCCAAGGCCAATCGCTACTTTGATTGGAATCCTTTCTCTACAGCCCGCCGAATTAACCGTTTCTAAAAGGGTTGAGCTTGTTTTTTATGCTTTTCAACTGTGATTTGATCGTATTGGTGGATTTGTATAGTTTTTCAGAAATTTGCTGTTTGCTGAGCCCCTGCTTACGTAGCTCGAATACTTCTCGTTCCGTGGGCGTAAGCGGCATTAGCTGAACCTCGTTTCGCATAATACTTGCGGCATCCGCATGAATAGCGGACCGGTTGGCATATGCTTCTCTTACTGCACGAACGATGTCTTTGTAGCTTTGCTTCGTAATGTAATTCATGGCGCCCAGCTGAAACGATTTGATAATAATGTCTTTGTCCGAAAGCGAGGTCAGCATAATAATTTTTACGTTACGATGTGTCAGCAGTGTTGAAATTTCATGGGCGGCCTCCAGGCCGTCCAAATTGTTTTCAGTCAAATTAATATCCATAAGTACGACATCGATCTCTGTTTCAAGTGCAGTTCGAACCGCCTCTTCTCCCGTACCCACTACTGCAACAACATCTATATCCGTTTCCTCCGCCAAATCACTGCTTATATTCTGCTGCCAGAAAGAATCGTCCTCAACGAGCATTACGCGTATACGCTCCATGTAAGCACCCTGCCTTCCGCGGTATTCTTTCTATGGAAACCGGAAGCACTACAGCTTCGAATGTAGTATATCAAAGATGGTTATCGCCTGATAGGATGAAAATTTTTCACCCTTTCAGTATCGCTGCAGGGTGAGAAAAGTTCATCCTCCCCAGCCTATTCTCGAACGCTCTATAATGCGAATTGTGAATGACGGCAACAGCGCCCGAA contains the following coding sequences:
- the arr gene encoding NAD(+)--rifampin ADP-ribosyltransferase, which encodes MEAKKDVLDQGPFFHGTKAELKIGDLLEPQYLSNYQEKKSNHIYFTATLNAAKWGAELARSNSKERIYIVEPLGDFENDPNLTDKRFPGNPTRSYRSKSPLKIVAELASWERHSDEEINHMLASLKKLSEEGKNVIYD
- a CDS encoding GNAT family N-acetyltransferase, translating into MHIVEHETANKRFLIRDNGGIAAVMTYVISNPELYIIDHTLVENAYRGQGLGDQLVEAMVEYARENGIKILPLCPFAKGRFERFSEYADVLHK
- a CDS encoding response regulator transcription factor, giving the protein MERIRVMLVEDDSFWQQNISSDLAEETDIDVVAVVGTGEEAVRTALETEIDVVLMDINLTENNLDGLEAAHEISTLLTHRNVKIIMLTSLSDKDIIIKSFQLGAMNYITKQSYKDIVRAVREAYANRSAIHADAASIMRNEVQLMPLTPTEREVFELRKQGLSKQQISEKLYKSTNTIKSQLKSIKNKLNPFRNG
- a CDS encoding HAMP domain-containing sensor histidine kinase, which encodes MKWLYVVMFASLWLLGILMLSQHFRKNFWIGLSLLCGGMASFTFSIHLTIVPYLSSRGLLNPLLSNLLYTSSIAAITVYFYLFAFVFCISGVWFGVIRKSKNAILITIALFIPAACLLGNHLLNEPPNIFIINSFRWWDGFYFILGCCLYFASYLLEKEAEARRSKRRIAFLFSAAILWAFSTDFLGFKTLRLEEWQFQLESNNAWKNNVFVVLGLVVTIVYFTLKYGFLGIKLRIERERLNSSMRALTLGVSILNHSIKNEIQKISYLAEKTGDYIHSGQSAKSQQTLEQVQTVANHLLNMVSRIKDKADDIALEERELDINELISSVTSPLKPQLEGRGIVLQELIESKGRLRCDPTHLKETLSNLLQNALDVMPERNGTLSIHVYTGNKHLLINVADNGCGIPKEQHGKIFEPFYTTKKNTLSFGLGLSYCASVMQKHNGSIRILESEPGKGTVIGLSFPLNRFTTASKANRYFDWNPFSTARRINRF
- a CDS encoding (4Fe-4S)-binding protein — encoded protein: MIKQKVYYGKDIEVMFNPEVCIHSGICVKGLPGVFDLSKRPWVNPDADTTEAIARHIDTCPSGALTYRRLDDENSTEKEE